The genomic DNA TGTAAAACCAAGTCCATCAATTCCGAAATATTAATgattaatatttaaataattttatagctcacactatggtggctgatttctgcgaACTTCGCCTTTTTTGTCTGGGCGCGTTGTCGCCATTTCGCTTTGTTGCGGGCGCCAGGGCGAAAAAGTGAGATTGAGAACATGACAAGCAAAAAACCAAGCGTGAAAAAGGTTAAATAGCGAGATTTCTAACGCGCCGTAAGGCTAAATTCTCGCCGGGACAAAGCGAAACGGCGACAACCCGCCAATACAAGAAAGCTCGCCTTTTCTCTCTTCCGCCTTCCTGTAGCGCATGCGCTATATATACATTCTGTCATATCTCATAACAATGGTGTGCGCATGTGCTACAGGAAGGCTAAAAAGCGAAAAGGCGATATTTACCTTTCGGCGCGATATCAGCCACCATATCAGATAGGCATCATACGAAATTAAATGGCTATTTGACTGACCGAttagtttataccaatttatCTCAGTCCGATTGTGATGAAATCATACGGATTTTTTCAGTTGTTCACGAGACTGCTTATTGGGAaaatcagtactggtgtcatatcaAGAGGTGCAGTCATGACCCCTGCTGGGCTCGAGCGCACGACCTCGGGTTCAGTTTCCGACACCTTAAACACTAGACAGCCTCTTCTGCTGACTCTTTGATAGTGTGATTTGTGTCCAGGTTGTGAAAATTGTAACAACTGTGAAGAAAGTGTGTGTGGTGTGCATGTGTGTTTGTGAAAAGGAAGTTTGGCAAGAGTGATTGTTTTCACACTGAACTAAGGTGTTAATGAACTTATGACGAAAGTTCGTAAACAGACtttacaagaaatatctttaagaatgatggtcggcgaattgtaataaggaaagaagtttatgaatttttcatctaacattcatctttcatctaacatttttcaaattgcaaatctaaacaccgcactttaacaatttaaatggttctcttttaatttttcgcaaaggtttcgtagggttgcaattttgtttcgtttatccttagacgaataattacagcagtagtttgatgaagactcatgaagcggttcatgagaagaggtcattaaacgtgtttatatttttagctaaattggtccctatccccatttgtaacaaaatagcaggagaacttacgatattgttacacatcgagtttgataaaaatccattacattttagtggttaatgcgaagaaaggcatatctgcttttagctatagtggtccctaaaagggcccaagttcctatataaataaatttagaagaggaccttataatgatgctccagaccaagtatgacaaagatccaccaagctgttaatgagacgctgtataaagacatttctagttttagctctagcagcccctaaaaggggttaaatgtcccaactgaacaaagttggctgcgggcctaataaagatgctacaaatcaagtttgattagaatacatgagaaaaaatcaattaaatgatttttttatttattatttttatttatttctaaaataggccaactgattccgctttaacaaatgcatattcgctattcatgaatctttggacagtgacgtcacacctataaaaaagtgaaggtcaagcaaaacatacaattgtaattatttcaatatttctgtttcataagcaaagtttgaccgtagtcataccacatagataaactgtatgcagcgtaccttcatttcagtgtattgagattcagtcattatatagcatatatataataaaacagatttcaactgagttcaatatttgcataccatactaaagaaaaatatccatataattataataaatcagttaaataatttataacaaatatatcaaagcaaacaagtactcattttaatatgcaatctgaataagtcacaaaagcaagaaaccttttcatatacagacaattgtaacaaggaaaatcttttaaaaagtacttctctacataaaagactcttatcacacccttattcatgtgatacgcagaccttattcagctctttctttaattcgatatatgttggtatttgaacaggttttaatcatatttattaaacgtacttatcattttgagatatatcaatattcttactaaatatactgagccaaagttaactttaaaacggtgaacagcgtcgtttaggataaacgctttgtctacatttcactcagcgcaGCACAATCAACAgtgtgaaagaaattgacactctagtccaatcagacagagtgttgcaaaaatcttccattttgataaattatctataatgtgtTATCAAGtggtttgatttgcaaactgaagtcacgtggcataggtaacgaaaacgaatttagacggcgtcgccgaaaaacaaacTAAAGCAACAAAAGACTCTGACAGATATAGTTTTCTGATCATGTAGGCTATATTATTCTTTACCTTTTCAATGGATACTTTGCAGTAATGGCATGTATGTAGGCATCGACAACCTCATTGACGTTAGTGGAGGCATTAGAAGTTGCTTTCGTGAATCTGGCCATACCTTCAATACAATACTTAGTAATAATAACGATTTCAGTCTTACAGTTTAGGAAATAATATTACACCGTGAAAAACATATTTAACGGTTTACGGTTTGTTTCCAGATAAAGATGTTACTGTCATTACATGAACTTTTATTGTCAATgagattttaaacaaatttcaattttgaGCATCaaccagttgaaaaaaatatgctAGCTTCAAAAACATccattattttttaacaattcaATACGTAATGAAAAGATTGAATGAACGAAACATTTTAAGTTCCtgaatttgtttttgaaagaaaaaaataattactaTAAACAACTTAAATACTTATGCTAATGTAATCCTCTCGCAGTTTCCCCTTTATTTCTTCTGGCAAGCTGTTGACTTTATTTTCAAGCCTTTTTAATTGAGCACTTGGATCAATTATTCCAGTTTTAAATGCACCAGGCTCAACTATGCATACCTTCACCCCTGTTCTGTAAAGTTCTCGTCTGTAATACAATTATAGAATAAAAGTTTTACCAGGacagtttaaattaaaacatattgctATTTTGCAAGTTAATACTATAATATTATCTGATACCACCGTAAGTCTATTAACTTACAATTCAAGAACAGAGACATtccaaaaacttttaaaaaactgtttaaaactggaaaagaaactgattagaaaatttaaaactgcTAGGGATTACATTTACATACTGTCTTGAACACATCAATACTTTACCTGAGTACATCAGAAAATGCTTCCACGCAATACTTTGATACGACGTATGTAGCCTGGCCAAATGCAATTCGTCCCATCATACTTGATGCATTCACAACACGACCACGTTCTTTCACTATCAGAGGACAAAAGGCATTCGTTACCATAGCAACACCATAGAAATTAACTGCTAACACAGTTTCAAAATCTTGTCTCGTTTGCCAGGTACATTGCCCTGCAGTTCCGGTTATTCCAGCATTATTAACAACAGCCCAAAGTCCTGAAAGAACATACAAAGAACATAAAGgaaatattaaaacgttttgcTTTTTGAGGCGGCATACATTATCACAAAATAAACCATTTATCAATTAGTATGTTTAACGTAAGAATAGAAACTTTTCTATTTTCAATAATGTATTAATACAATCTAGTCTGAGCAGCTTTTCGTAACTTTCGTTTTGCATCCTCGCCTCCTTTAAACATATAAGTTGTTCGTAATTAGAATAGATCACGATATTTCTTTTAACGGTAATCTAGTAAATAATGGGTTACAACTGTTACGtttatatgaatgttttcttGCTGAGTGggtaatatttctttttatatttgtgatacCTTACAACAGATGAGTGTGCTCATGAATATATACACAATTATTATTTGTATCTCTAATAACTTTATCTagtcattttaaaatgtgttcaaTCTTCAAAGGATTGACAGAAAAATCCAGGTGTGGAGTTAGACAAGTtgttaatttatacatttattgacTGCATCAATTATGATGTATGCTTTCTTTATTGacattattattgaaaaaaaaaatcaaggaaagTATCCATTACTCCAAATTTTACCACGTATTTCcatagaaattaaaaatttagaCATCAAAATACGTCTCACATGCGATGTCTAGTAAAACTCCATTTAATTATAAAACTGCTGGCGGGAAGTGATTCTGAATTTGCGATAAGTGCAGACAAAGACCAGACTgaacgtccgtgcaggctgattttcattatttagtcagtaacttttcagtgaacatccaATTAAGCATGGTAAAGGTTGAATTAGAcgtaaaaatgttgtttgtttccagtatcctgACATCCTCTAAGtttttggtccgaccctaaatgttttcatAACCTTTGGGAATATTTGTTTCcacatttaacaaaaagttgcgaaactgcactttttatgctatAAACATGGTCAATGGTGTTAGAAATCAACATACTGATGCTCCAAATGCATAACTCCctttttgtattctttttttttttttttttttttgacacgaTATTAATTTCCGAAAAGTGTCactaattaaaacaaaatttaaaaaaataagattttaagGCCTTGCTTAGTAACACTGATTGTCAAAATATCAGCTTTTCAAAGCAAGTAGGTATGACCTTGAATATATGAACATGTGTGAATGTCAAGGGTTTAAACTGTCAAATGATGTACTGCGTTTAAACGTGCTTCACAAGAAGAAATGTAAATGCTACGCTTAAACGTAAAATTCAACGACCTAAATCTTTAATTATTAAATTCTGTAACCGTACATGGCTGGGTTATGTTAAACCTAGTTCATTGACGGATTTTAAACCACAACAGTTTACTGCACTTGACTGTATACATAACAAGTATTACGATACGTTATAGATAGTCCAACATACGAATGGTTGTTAGGTTTGTTAACATCTGACACGTATTTGCTTTTGCAAACATAAAATATCTACTAACCTTTATCTTTGGGTAGTTTTCTTTTAA from Mercenaria mercenaria strain notata chromosome 11, MADL_Memer_1, whole genome shotgun sequence includes the following:
- the LOC128546614 gene encoding 17-beta-hydroxysteroid dehydrogenase type 6-like, with translation MDIYWVILFISLVSLLIERLVRKLKISNFNQRYVVVTGCDTGFGNMLAKRLDAMQFHVFAGCFTSKAVMQLTEECSQNMTAIQVDVSKDASIEQMLETVKRKLPKDKGLWAVVNNAGITGTAGQCTWQTRQDFETVLAVNFYGVAMVTNAFCPLIVKERGRVVNASSMMGRIAFGQATYVVSKYCVEAFSDVLRRELYRTGVKVCIVEPGAFKTGIIDPSAQLKRLENKVNSLPEEIKGKLREDYISISMARFTKATSNASTNVNEVVDAYIHAITAKYPLKRYLVGTDARFMMRALWLLPECASDFIINKLIGKDINKE